Genomic segment of Verrucomicrobium sp.:
ATTCCGCCAGCAGGGCGCGGACGGCCCGCGCCCCCGCGGGGTCGATGCCCGCCGTCGGCTCGTCCAGGAGGAGGAGGTCGGGATCGTGCAGGAGGGCCTGGGCCAACGCGAGCCGCTGGAGCATGCCGCGCGAGTAGCCGTGGACCGGCCGCCGCCCCGCGCCGGAAAGGCCGGTCCGCTCCAGCGCCGCGCCGATGCGGCGGGAAAGCTCCGGGCCGGAAAGCCCGCTCAGGCGGCCGTAGAGCCGCAGCGCCTCCTCCCCGCGCAGGTGGCGCGGGAAAGCCGGGTTCTCCGGCACGAAGGCCAGCCGCCGCCGTGCCTCCGGACGCCCGGCGGGCGCGCCGAAGAGACGGATCTCCCCCGCCGTGGGACGGATAAAGCCGAGGATCAACTTAAACGTGGTACTCTTGCCCGAGCCGTTCGGCCCCAGGAGGCCGACGACCTCGCCCCGCCCCACCTCCAGGTCGAGGCCCGCCAGCGCGCGCCACGTCCCCTTGCCCCACGGCAGCCGGTAGGTCTTCGCCAGGCCGCGCAGGGAAAGGACCGGTTCCATAGGACTATCGCGCGATGCGGAAGCCCGCCAAGCCGCCCCGGGCCTCGTCCCAGCCTTCCTCATAACGGCGGACGTGGGGGCCCAAATGGCTTTTCATGAGGTCGGCCAGAAAGATCCGCAGCTCCTCCTCCTCCCCCTCGCCGACCAACAGGACCCGGCCGTCGTCGAGGTTCTCCACCGTCCCGGCCACGTCGTAGCCGGCGGCCAGCTTCTGCGTCTCGTAACGGAAGCCGACGCCCTGGACGTGCCCTTCGAAATAGACAGTGAGACGTTTTTTCATAAAAAACTGGGCAAGGGAAACGGCGGCTTTTACCGTATCGCTTCGCTTGAAAATTTCACGGAAAACCTTTCTCCGCGCCCTCGGCCTCGGGGCCGGCGCGGCCATGCTCGGCGGCATGCCCGGCTGGGCCGCCGAGAGCGAAAAGACCGAGATCATCGACGGCGAGGAAGTCCGCCGCGCCGTGCCCGTCGAGCAGGCCTCGGAAGTCGCCCACGGCGGCGCCATCTTCGTCAACCATGGCCCCGGCTTCGGCCGCCGCATCGCCCTCACCTTCGACGACGGGCCCAACCCCAAGGTGACGGAGCGCGTCCTGGCCGCCCTCAAGGAGCGCGGCCTCCTGGCCACCTTCTTCATGATCGGCCAGCGCGTCGCCGCCGCCGGCGAATGGGCGGAGGCCGTCCACGAGGCGGGCCACGAGATCGGCAACCACTCCCTGACCCACCCGCAGCTCAGCAAGCTCTCCGACGCCCGCGTCGCCTACGAGCTGGCCAAGACCCAGGAACTGATCCTCGACGCGACGAACGTCAGCCCCGTCTGGTTCCGCCCGCCCTACGGCGCCTTCAAGCGGACGCAGGGGGAGCTGGCCTCCTCCCGCGGCCTGGGCGTCATGCTCTGGTCCGTCGACCCGCGCGACTGGTCCCAGCCGGGCGCCGACAAGATCACCCACACCATCCTGACGGAGACCCGCCCCGGCTCCATCATCCTCTGCCACGACCTCCACCCCCAAACCGCCGACGCCCTCCCCGGCATCCTCGACGGGCTCC
This window contains:
- a CDS encoding acylphosphatase is translated as MKKRLTVYFEGHVQGVGFRYETQKLAAGYDVAGTVENLDDGRVLLVGEGEEEELRIFLADLMKSHLGPHVRRYEEGWDEARGGLAGFRIAR
- a CDS encoding ABC transporter ATP-binding protein, producing the protein MEPVLSLRGLAKTYRLPWGKGTWRALAGLDLEVGRGEVVGLLGPNGSGKSTTFKLILGFIRPTAGEIRLFGAPAGRPEARRRLAFVPENPAFPRHLRGEEALRLYGRLSGLSGPELSRRIGAALERTGLSGAGRRPVHGYSRGMLQRLALAQALLHDPDLLLLDEPTAGIDPAGARAVRALLAELKAEGKTLLFSSHLLEEVEAVADRVVLLDRGRKAAEGPLADLLAVPGADEIEVRGLPPAARERVAAFLREEGAAEVAFRPARRSLESFFLEETGR
- a CDS encoding polysaccharide deacetylase family protein — its product is MKISRKTFLRALGLGAGAAMLGGMPGWAAESEKTEIIDGEEVRRAVPVEQASEVAHGGAIFVNHGPGFGRRIALTFDDGPNPKVTERVLAALKERGLLATFFMIGQRVAAAGEWAEAVHEAGHEIGNHSLTHPQLSKLSDARVAYELAKTQELILDATNVSPVWFRPPYGAFKRTQGELASSRGLGVMLWSVDPRDWSQPGADKITHTILTETRPGSIILCHDLHPQTADALPGILDGLLERGFEFCTISGFMGAPYGVPHAVPPGVVPAPPLAPGALPPPGEPHIHDPALHKAA